From Thermoplasmatales archaeon, a single genomic window includes:
- a CDS encoding NADH:ubiquinone oxidoreductase — protein sequence MSNLWFLNGIKKGIKTEKFPYSHEESPPLWPSRIYGSGEAECPTDAIKNEKWDSEKCIFCRRCLPNYHPNGDQNLFYISRSEIVFKRSFYVFPIDTGSCSGCNMEFFNLFSPQYDANRLGIFMTNTPRHADALVVMGVMTDGMKKALELAYEAMPEPKLVIGLGACALSGGILGNPPLPKERYNALISGCPPSPYTVLKALLEAKKGDNSLKENSGSGTN from the coding sequence ATGAGTAATCTCTGGTTTCTAAATGGGATCAAGAAAGGGATCAAGACTGAAAAATTCCCATATAGCCACGAGGAAAGCCCACCATTGTGGCCCTCTAGGATTTATGGCAGCGGAGAGGCTGAATGCCCAACTGACGCTATAAAAAATGAGAAATGGGACAGTGAAAAATGTATTTTTTGCAGAAGATGTCTTCCAAATTATCACCCCAATGGAGATCAAAATCTTTTTTATATTTCAAGGAGTGAAATCGTATTCAAGCGATCTTTCTATGTTTTTCCAATTGATACTGGTTCATGCAGTGGATGCAACATGGAATTCTTCAACTTGTTCTCACCGCAATACGATGCAAATCGACTGGGCATATTCATGACGAATACGCCAAGACACGCAGATGCTCTTGTTGTCATGGGCGTAATGACTGATGGAATGAAAAAGGCTCTAGAACTTGCATACGAGGCTATGCCAGAACCGAAGCTCGTAATCGGCCTTGGCGCCTGCGCACTCAGCGGTGGTATTCTTGGTAATCCTCCTTTGCCAAAGGAGCGATATAACGCCCTTATATCTGGGTGTCCACCTTCGCCATATACCGTATTGAAAGCGCTTCTAGAGGCAAAGAAAGGAGATAATAGTTTGAAAGAGAACTCCGGGAGTGGAACAAATTGA